A genome region from Gouania willdenowi chromosome 9, fGouWil2.1, whole genome shotgun sequence includes the following:
- the LOC114470408 gene encoding uncharacterized protein LOC114470408 — MSEETSTVGSEESELRVLLLCNNGPERTRVLSLVMGVGELPIDEPECCLRFRVPIALMKKTEMVVVVPPDLLFSKTSEKKTREMLEICVKRCDPGPHVFLLALQPEYFSDQQMKKISSILHMFSEDSFHRSVILELSPLQQSSHRCQQNHQAWLEMTQKCQNRVLSQQDFERSELMTVFSEILWEEPQGSALKSEAAPQHQRKEKESGDTGSSLRVVLLGEDELCTLLCESQEFEVESRTSVGQSKALQGWWSGTSLTLVRTSNIYDVERKKARQLMKECMSLCRPGPNLLLLLVQASNFTEKKRHRLDLMLALFGKEAFQRSLVMTDERNYWTNQDMKPLVASCGEHCLYIMGDDVGAFVEKMESVIKEKDGFLSLKEEMNMPLNLVLCGRSRRLKTSAHQAFSNQTELSILELPALFGESQEIVMEQSYRCVSWCEPQGVHSFILVLPAGPLTDEDRQEIEMLQKIFGPQFFDLTLFVFYVESEPLSPDLLNFLRSDKEIPQLYESCGRRSVVFNLHDRNQIPELMDMVDQRRCLRPSGYTTKTFINFQVEKILQLENLVKEQQEKLQRLHITGEDEIKSPDCLRIVLLGKTGNGKSSSGNTILGRQVFKTNSSSKAVTKHCEKVQGVVHGRPVLVMDTPGLFDYSVSHEQVFEELVKCISMLAPGPHVFLLVLPIGRFTPEDEETLKLLKKGFGKNADKFTIVLFTKGDTLKWEQQPIQQYIRESKDSFKKLISDCGERYHVFDNYEKMNHAQVSELIKKIDAMVKANRGECFTNKMLREAEAAIQKEAERILKEKEEEIKRERQELEMKHKAEIDEMTKRIEEQRAEIDQERNQKEKQLKEKEDIIIQLEKIKLEQQITVKEEEDKKIAQDKLEQVIWYKELENLEARRKQDFNMNEIVEKKMEKVKADMEEAWATCERERAERSKDNHQREQEKFNEIQKLKDEYKQEKEKLQIEAKEKERQRRQYEEYQRKELEEKHLMSVQHLKDSYEEKARKQAEEFNEFKEKYNQEMKEKQNQIKDKDKRLDYMRVLSVHNEEKMKKKHSEEIQTLVRCIAKRRENIKKISELVKRQEQEMNSKKDPESKEMLQNKHEKEIAEMIQELLNGSNVNLCPVL; from the exons ATGTCTGAGGAAACGTCAACAgtcg GCTCGGAGGAGTCAGAGCTGAGGGTTCTCCTGCTCTGTAACAACGGCCCAGAGAGAACCAGAGTTCTCAGCCTGGTGATGGGAGTGGGAGAGCTGCCCATCGATGAACCCGAGTGCTGCCTGAGGTTCCGAGTTCCCATAGCTTTAATGAAGAAGACAGAGATGGTTGTGGTGGTTCCTCCAGACTTGCTGTTCTCCAAAACCTCGGAGAAGAAGACTCGTGAAATGTTGGAGATCTGCGTAAAGCGCTGTGATCCCGGCCCTCATGTCTTCCTGCTGGCCCTGCAGCCTGAATACTtcagtgatcagcagatgaaaAAGATCAGCAGCATCCTGCACATGTTTAGTGAGGACTCCTTCCATCGCTCTGTGATTCTGGAGCTGTCTCCACTACAGCAGAGCTCCCACAG GTGCCAGCAGAACCATCAAGCCTGGTTGGAAATGACCCAAAAGTGTCAGAACCGAGTTCTGTCTCAGCAGGACTTTGAGCGCTCTgagttgatgactgtctttAGTGAAATTCTGTGGGAGGAGCCTCAGGGCAGCGCTTTGAAATCAGAGGCAGCTCCTCAGCAtcaaagaaaagagaaagagtCCGGGGACACTG GATCTTCACTCAGGGTGGTCCTTCTGGGAGAGGACGAGCTGTGTACACTCCTCTGTGAGAGCCAAGAGTTCGAAGTGGAGTCTCGAACCTCTGTGGGTCAGAGCAAGGCTCTGCAAGGCTGGTGGAGCGGAACCAGTCTGACTCTGGTCAGAACCTCCAACATCTACGACGTGGAGAGAAAGAAAGCTAGACAACTGATGAAGGAATGCATGAGCCTCTGCCGTCCTGGACCAAACCTTCTGCTGCTCCTTGTCCAAGCTTCTAACTTCACAGAGAAGAAAAGACACCGGCTCGACTTGATGTTGGCTTTGTTCGGTAAGGAAGCCTTCCAACGCTCGCTGGTCATGACCGATGAAAGAAATTATTGGACAAACCAAGACATGAAACCTCTGGTGGCCTCGTGTGGAGAACACTGCCTCTACATAATGGGAGATGATGTTGGAGCGTTTGTGGAGAAGATGGAGAGTGTGATCAAAGAGAAGGATGGGTTCTTGAGTCTCAAAGAGGAGATGAACATGCCCTTGAATCTAGTTCTGTGTGGGAGGAGCAGAAGGCTGAAGACCTCAGCCCACCAAGCCTTCTCCAATCAGACGGAGCTGTCCATATTGGAGTTACCTGCTCTGTTTGGAGAATCTCAAGAGATTGTGATGGAGCAGTCATATCGGTGTGTGTCTTGGTGTGAGCCTCAGGGTGTCCACTCCTTCATTTTGGTCCTACCTGCAGGTCCTCTGACTGATGAAGACAGACAAGAGATTGAGATGCTGCAGAAGATCTTTGGTCCTCAATTCTTTGACCTCACACTGTTTGTGTTCTATGTGGAATCTGAGCCCCTATCTCCAGATCTCCTTAACTTTCTGAGGAGCGACAAAGAAATCCCACAGCTCTATGAGAGCTGTGGGAGAAGATCTGTTGTTTTTAACCTGCATGACAGAAACCAGATCCCTGAACTGATGGATATGGTGGATCAAAGACGATGTTTACGGCCTTCTGGTTACACCACAAAGACATTCATTAACTTCCAAGTTGAGAAAATCTTGCAACTTGAGAATTTGGTGAAAGAGCAACAAGAAAAGCTTCAGAGGTTACACATCACAG GTGAAGACGAAATCAAGAGTCCTGACTGTCTCCGGATCGTCTTGCTTGGGAAGACAGGCAATGGAAAAAGCTCATCAGGAAACACCATCCTGGGAAGACAAGTCTTTAAGACCAACTCTTCCTCTAAAGCAGTGACCAAGCACTGTGAGAAGGTTCAGGGCGTGGTACACGGACGTCCGGTCTTAGTGATGGACACACCTGGTCTGTTTGACTACAGTGTTTCCCACGAGCAGGTTTTTGAGGAGCTGGTGAAGTGCATCAGCATGTTGGCTCCCGGCCCGCATGTCTTCCTGCTGGTGTTACCCATCGGAAGATTTACACCGGAGGACGAGGAGACCCTGAAGCTTCTCAAAAAAGGATTTGGGAAGAACGCTGACAAGTTTACCATTGTTCTCTTCACCAAAGGAGACACTCTGAAATGGGAGCAGCAGCCCATCCAACAATACATCAGGGAGAGCAAGGACTCCTTCAAGAAGCTGATCTCAGACTGTGGAGAAAGATACCACGTCTTCGACAACTATGAGAAGATGAACCATGCTCAGGTCAGCGAGCTGATTAAAAAGATAGATGCCATGGTGAAGGCAAATAGAGGAGAGTGCTTCACCAACAAGATGCTGCGAGAGGCTGAAGCAGCCATCCAGAAAGAAGCGGAGAGGATCctgaaggagaaggaggaggagattaAGAGGGAGAGGCAGGAGCTGGAGATGAAGCACAAGGCCGAGATTGATGAGATGACAAAAAGGATAGAAGAACAGAGAGCAGAAATCGACCAGGAGAgaaaccaaaaagaaaaacagctgaAGGAGAAGGAAGACATCATCATTCAGCTAGAGAAGATAAAGCTTGAGCAACAAATAACAGTCAAGGAAGAGGAAGATAAGAAGATTGCACAGGATAAGCTGGAACAAGTGATATGGTACaaagaactggaaaacctaGAGGCGAGAAGGAAACAAGATTTCAATATGAATGAGATCGTGGAGAAGAAGATGGAGAAAGTGAAAGCAGACATGGAAGAGGCTTGGGCTACTTGTGAGAGAGAACGAGCAGAAAGGTCCAAGGACAATCATCAGAGGGAGCAGGAAAAGTTTAACGAGATCCAGAAACTGAAGGATGAGTACAAACAGGAGAAGGAAAAACTACAAATAGAAGCCAAAGAAAAGGAAAGACAACGTAGACAATATGAGGAATATCAGAGGAAGGAGTTGGAGGAGAAACACTTGATGTCCGTGCAGCATTTGAAGGACTCGTACGAAGAAAAAGCTCGGAAACAGGCGGAGGAATTCAACGAATTCAAGGAGAAGTACAACCAGGAGATGAAGGAGAAACAGAATCAGATCAAAGACAAAGATAAACGTTTAGACTACATGAGGGTGCTTTCAGTTCACAACGAGGagaagatgaagaaaaaacactcaGAGGAAATCCAAACCCTGGTGCGGTGCATTGCCAAGAGGAGAGAAAACATCAAGAAGATCAGTGAACTTGTCAAGCGTCAAGAGCAAGAAATGAATTCTAAGAAAGACCCGGAATCAAAAGAAATGCTGCAGAACAAACATGAGAAGGAGATAGCTGAGATGATCCAAGAGCTGCTTAATGGATCAAACGTAAACCTGTGTCCTGTTCTGTGA